Proteins encoded in a region of the Streptomyces violaceoruber genome:
- the ruvC gene encoding crossover junction endodeoxyribonuclease RuvC codes for MRVLGVDPGLTRCGIGVVEGVAGRPLTMIGVGVVRTPADADLGHRLVAVEQGIEQWLDEHRPEFVAVERVFSQHNVRTVMGTAQASAVAILCASRRGIPVALHTPSEVKAAVTGSGRADKAQVGAMVTRLLRLAAPPKPADAADALALAICHIWRAPAQNRLQQAVALHTAQGPRRPHKLHPSKGRPA; via the coding sequence GTGCGCGTACTGGGGGTGGACCCGGGACTGACCCGTTGCGGGATCGGCGTCGTGGAGGGCGTCGCGGGCCGGCCGCTCACCATGATCGGCGTCGGCGTCGTCCGCACGCCCGCGGACGCCGACCTCGGCCACCGCCTCGTCGCCGTCGAGCAGGGCATCGAGCAGTGGCTCGACGAACACCGGCCGGAGTTCGTCGCCGTCGAGCGCGTCTTCAGCCAGCACAACGTCCGCACGGTCATGGGCACCGCCCAGGCCAGCGCCGTGGCGATCCTGTGCGCGTCCCGCCGCGGCATCCCCGTCGCCCTGCACACCCCGAGCGAGGTGAAGGCCGCCGTCACCGGCAGCGGCCGCGCAGACAAGGCCCAGGTCGGCGCCATGGTCACCCGCCTGCTCCGGCTCGCCGCCCCGCCCAAGCCCGCCGACGCCGCGGACGCCCTCGCCCTCGCCATCTGCCACATCTGGCGCGCCCCCGCGCAGAACCGCCTCCAGCAGGCCGTGGCCCTGCACACCGCACAGGGCCCGCGCCGCCCCCACAAGCTCCACCCGTCGAAAGGCCGCCCCGCATGA
- the ruvA gene encoding Holliday junction branch migration protein RuvA, translating into MIAFVSGTVAALAPDAAVIEVGGVGMAVQCTPNTLSTLRLGKPAKLATSLVVREDSLTLYGFADDDERQVFELLQTASGVGPRLAQAMLAVHQPDALRRAVATGDEKALTAVPGIGKKGAQKLLLELKDRLGEPIGAPAVGAPVSTGWRDQLHAALIGLGYATREADEAVSAVAPQAEAAGGTPQVGALLKAALQTLNRAR; encoded by the coding sequence ATGATCGCCTTCGTCAGCGGCACCGTCGCCGCCCTCGCACCCGACGCCGCGGTGATCGAGGTCGGCGGCGTCGGCATGGCCGTGCAGTGCACGCCCAACACCCTGTCCACCCTCCGGCTCGGCAAGCCTGCCAAGCTCGCCACCTCCCTCGTCGTGCGGGAGGACTCGCTCACCCTCTACGGCTTCGCCGACGACGACGAGCGCCAGGTCTTCGAGCTGCTCCAGACCGCCAGCGGCGTCGGCCCCCGCCTCGCCCAGGCGATGCTCGCCGTGCACCAGCCCGACGCCCTGCGCAGAGCGGTCGCCACCGGGGACGAGAAGGCGCTCACCGCCGTCCCCGGCATCGGCAAGAAGGGAGCGCAGAAGCTGCTCCTGGAACTGAAGGACCGGCTCGGCGAGCCCATCGGCGCCCCCGCCGTCGGCGCCCCGGTCAGCACCGGCTGGCGCGACCAGCTGCACGCCGCCCTGATCGGCCTCGGGTACGCGACCCGCGAGGCCGACGAGGCCGTCTCCGCCGTGGCGCCGCAGGCCGAGGCCGCCGGGGGCACGCCGCAGGTGGGCGCGCTGCTCAAGGCCGCCCTGCAGACGCTGAACCGCGCCCGCTGA